The following proteins come from a genomic window of Terribacillus aidingensis:
- a CDS encoding PLP-dependent aspartate aminotransferase family protein: MVKSEERLKDIEICMHYGEVPNNYNGAVIPPTFSNTLFVYPTFEELGKAVSNEQRHFVYTRGTNPTVHIAEQKLAELERGEACKCFASGMAAISAALLNSLKSGDHVLCISNVYFSSMDFLTYMEKFHVSHSVIYSTDIADIEQALLPATKVIYLECPTDHNFRLVDLKALASLAKSRGIRTIIDNTWATPLFQKPLTHGIDIVVHSTSKYLGGHSDLMGGAVISSKQIISQLFTDEFILFGGIMPPQEASQLLRSLRTLPIRMATHEANALKVAKFLESHSAVEAVHHPGLPSHPDYELGQRQLTGYSGLLSFSLKVATYKTVKKVINKAKVFQIGVSWGSFESLIMSPNYGNNAEQLKKEHTSTGLIRISVGQGDVDELIQDLKQALA, encoded by the coding sequence ATGGTAAAAAGCGAGGAAAGATTGAAGGATATTGAAATATGCATGCATTATGGCGAAGTCCCGAATAATTATAATGGCGCAGTTATCCCGCCGACATTCAGCAATACTCTATTCGTTTACCCTACCTTTGAAGAATTAGGGAAAGCAGTGTCGAATGAACAAAGACATTTTGTTTATACACGGGGAACGAATCCAACCGTACATATAGCTGAACAGAAATTGGCTGAACTGGAACGCGGGGAAGCCTGTAAATGCTTCGCTTCTGGAATGGCTGCCATTAGTGCTGCTTTATTAAACAGTCTCAAGAGCGGAGATCATGTATTGTGTATTAGCAATGTTTACTTTTCTTCTATGGATTTTCTTACTTATATGGAAAAGTTTCATGTTTCGCACTCTGTTATCTATTCCACAGACATTGCCGACATTGAACAAGCATTGCTCCCTGCCACAAAAGTCATCTATTTAGAATGCCCAACTGATCATAATTTCAGGCTGGTTGATTTAAAAGCTCTTGCCAGCTTGGCCAAAAGCAGAGGAATTCGAACAATTATTGACAACACCTGGGCAACACCACTCTTTCAAAAACCATTAACTCACGGCATTGACATCGTTGTTCATTCTACATCGAAGTATTTAGGTGGCCACAGCGATCTAATGGGAGGAGCTGTTATTTCCAGCAAACAGATAATAAGCCAGCTATTTACAGATGAATTCATTTTATTTGGAGGAATTATGCCTCCTCAAGAAGCCTCCCAGCTCTTACGCAGTCTACGAACTTTACCTATACGCATGGCAACACATGAAGCAAATGCGCTCAAAGTTGCGAAGTTTTTAGAATCTCATTCAGCTGTAGAGGCAGTTCATCATCCGGGACTGCCATCTCACCCAGACTATGAATTGGGGCAAAGACAACTGACAGGATACTCCGGATTATTAAGCTTTTCACTGAAGGTTGCTACCTATAAAACGGTAAAAAAGGTTATAAATAAAGCAAAAGTATTTCAAATCGGCGTTTCATGGGGTTCTTTTGAAAGCTTGATTATGTCTCCTAACTACGGGAATAATGCTGAACAGCTGAAAAAGGAGCATACCAGCACAGGGCTGATCCGTATATCTGTTGGGCAAGGCGATGTGGATGAGCTAATACAGGATTTAAAACAAGCATTGGCATGA
- a CDS encoding GNAT family N-acetyltransferase yields the protein MKNKNLYLEKVNLSNEALQTLREYLDYDFPFMSRPPFRIMKSWLKKDKMHGVFLTDGTERYGYALYKERTEYNVLHVSYLAILPKFQSSGYGGNLIALLKEISPGSSIFLEVEDPDSTKEAEDRILRLRRISFYEKHGFTIFPNVKMHHFGYPMRIMSYGPKPHISLKKLLQKLFLPLYGPIFTQLVIRTKNY from the coding sequence ATGAAAAATAAAAATCTGTACTTAGAAAAGGTTAATTTAAGTAATGAGGCTTTGCAGACACTACGTGAGTATCTAGACTATGATTTCCCTTTCATGTCACGTCCTCCTTTTCGTATCATGAAATCATGGTTAAAAAAAGATAAAATGCATGGAGTTTTCCTTACAGATGGTACGGAAAGATATGGTTATGCTTTATACAAAGAACGAACTGAGTATAATGTGCTGCATGTAAGCTACTTAGCCATATTACCTAAATTTCAATCCTCCGGTTATGGTGGTAATCTAATCGCACTTCTGAAAGAGATATCACCAGGAAGCAGCATTTTTCTGGAAGTAGAGGATCCAGATTCAACCAAGGAAGCTGAAGACAGAATTTTGAGATTACGTCGGATCAGCTTCTATGAAAAACATGGGTTTACTATTTTTCCAAATGTAAAAATGCATCACTTTGGTTATCCAATGCGAATTATGAGCTACGGGCCTAAACCACATATATCTTTAAAAAAGTTACTCCAAAAGCTTTTCCTGCCACTTTATGGACCCATTTTCACTCAACTTGTAATCCGCACAAAAAATTACTGA
- a CDS encoding MarR family transcriptional regulator, whose protein sequence is MELINLKLFQEIDSFYYKLALKNLRAMNKDNLYKNLSYNSLLYLEIILYNKNCTPSFLADTLHVARSAVTVKVNELVAKGLVIKSNSPTDKRVIHLRVSPEVIDDYKEIDKTLIKATREIERNFSDSEVELFIQFLQIISKHYRVAEHEK, encoded by the coding sequence TTGGAGTTGATTAATCTGAAACTTTTTCAAGAGATAGATAGCTTTTATTATAAATTAGCCCTAAAAAATCTCCGTGCAATGAATAAAGATAATCTATATAAGAATTTGAGTTACAACAGCTTACTATACTTAGAAATAATTCTTTATAACAAAAACTGTACACCAAGCTTCCTAGCTGACACCCTTCATGTGGCAAGATCAGCAGTGACGGTGAAAGTTAATGAACTGGTTGCCAAGGGGTTGGTAATTAAGTCAAATAGTCCAACAGATAAACGAGTCATCCACCTGAGAGTCAGCCCGGAAGTAATAGACGATTATAAAGAAATTGACAAAACACTTATCAAAGCAACAAGAGAAATTGAAAGGAACTTTAGCGACTCTGAAGTAGAGCTTTTCATACAGTTCCTTCAAATTATTAGTAAACATTATAGGGTGGCAGAACATGAAAAATAA